A window of Salvia splendens isolate huo1 chromosome 8, SspV2, whole genome shotgun sequence genomic DNA:
TGACATCAAAGTAGAAGAAACAGATATTGTTGATCAGCAGAGCAAGTCAGTTAATGGATACCTTGAGCTCCAAGAAGCATGTGATGCTACTAGTATTGCTGCCTATCATTTTGTGGGTTACATGCTGGACACACTAGCCAATACCGAAGGTATAGAACTGTACAAAGATGATAGATTATATCTACGTAGCCGTACTCCAGTCCTTGAAGATACTGAAGGTAATTTTCTTTCAGCCATTTCAGCGTcattaaaaaataatgtttGGTGTCATCTTTATATTATATTGATTTAACTCTCTGCAAAGGAGCGTGTCGTTGGATTTCTATGTACATTTGACAGCCCTTTTCCTCATCAACtatgttattattatttgtctTGTTTTTCTTGCTTTTATCTCGAGTAAGAAAATCTACTTGTTCAATTGGCCTTAGTGGTTCTTGATCCTGTACTCTATGATTTTTGCTGCAGAATTTTCGGACTCTGTGGTGTCCAAGTTCTCTGAAATGTGGAAGAATGCGCTTGAGTTGTAGGCCTTTACAAGTCTGTCAGTCACAAAATTGTCTCGTCTACCCATGAGGATACCAGGGCATACATATCATGACATCAAAGTAATCAAATGACTAGCCAGATGCCCAAGTTGCtgctttcattttcatttccttGTCAAATCATGGTATATATAACAGGCCGCGTTCTTCATTTTTAAGGGCTTGTGTATTGAAGATAGTGCCAGCAGAATCATACATAAAATGTCAAATGGAAAGTAAAGTTTGTGATCATTTGCAGGACCAGGGTCTACTATGGAAGCTGTGAAGTTACAATCCTGGGAGTTTGTTAGGATGCAAGAACCATGGTAGAACGATCAGAATTCAGACATTTGTGTATTGCAGTACTAGTTATTTGTAGATTTTTACATTTAGATTTGCCTGAAAGCATGTTCCATTTGGTTAATTGATTGTGTTAGCTTTAGCCTTTTTCAGTACACACTATGGCCGTCTGATCTAACAGGAAATCGATTCGGTTGTACCTTGTAACTTGATTCAGTTGTACCTTGTAAATTTGATGGAGCTTTGATGTAACTTGTAACAGGAAATGGTTTTAGCCATTTTGATTCATTATTGAACTTGCAtcatgatatatttttttggatttattaATTGTGATATGCAAAATACTGTTAATCATTCACTTTTAAACAAACTTGATTAGGAATTGCTTTGTCattatttgaatttgaatttgaatttgaatttgaatttgttggagCAGATTCGAGCTAATCATCTGAGTGGAAACTGCCATTATAAATATGAGCTTCTCCGTGGTTATGTAAAGATGAGGGGTCATGAGCCTGTGAGTTTCATCTTCACTATATATGGCCATTATGTTTTCTGAATTATTGATATAATACGTGTTTTTGGCTTATAGGAATGTGTGAAGCGAAGAGCGATGCAGTCGTTAACTGCAAACCCAAACTGCTCCGAAGTAGCAGCAAAGGAGGCGATTGAAGCTGTGTGGAGTACTTGTTATAACGACACAAAACCCTTCGATAGAGCTCCTTGACATGAATGTCGCTTGATGATTTCTCACTTCTCCTCGTCGGAAATTATAATGtttttcttgctttcagcaTCATTGATGATGTAAAGTTCTTGGTGTACTATGTGATAATAAAAATCACATGCTAAAGGAGTATGTTAATTGCCAAAACTCATAAATTGTTGACATTATTTGGAGTTTCGAGCTTATGGTAGCAATTACATATGctaatcattttttttgtttctggcATATTTTTTACGTCCACTTCTTTCTGTATAAATCTTATGTTGTAGATGCTTGAGAATTTAATGGTGTTATTCTAGCATGCCAATTGTTTAAAACCGATCAACCCAACTCATCAAACTGTCTTACACAAGGTTGGGTGACACTATCagaatgataaataaattagaaatataTTGATGCAAACAATCAACTGTTGCTGATTGAGAAAAAAAGCTAGTATTTTCTGAAAATAGGGAAAGTACAAATATAGCACAAGATCTCGGACCAAGCCACAAATAATGATTCTGGTGGCACAATTCCTTAAGCTGATGGTCCGGGGCCTAATAGCAATGGTGCTTCCTTCTTCCCATTCTCTGGTTTTGGATCCGGATTTCGGTTTGCAGCAAAAGCTCTAAGATGCGGATGGAAATACTGGCTCGCTACATCTGGAGGAGAAGCGTCTTCTCCGGGGAGGAATAGAAGACCCTGCTCAAAAAGAGGTGATGGCTCATTGTGACAGGCTTTCCAAAAAGAGTCCACGAGCTCCCTTTCCTCTTTCGCAGCTCCTAGGTCCTCGAGAAACATCTCACTAATTCCTTTGACCCTGTCTTGTAGGATCTACTTCAGTTTATCATCATCTTCACTTCAGGTATCAGGCTTCTCTGATCTGTCCCGAGCTAGATCAAGAAGGCTCCTTAGTGCAGCTTCACGCACATCAGAATCCTCACTCGATGCAAGGTGCATCATGATGCGAGGAAATAAGCTCGGATATGACACCAATGTCTGAGCGATTCTCGCTAAGTAATGGATCAAGTTAAGGGCTTTCCTGCACAAGAGTTACACAAAATATAATCAGCCTCAACTTTAGGCTAAACCACTGATCTTGAAATTGTTTGAATAATATACCGTTGAAATCTGACACTCTCAGATCCTACCGCGTCTCTTAGTGCGGCATAACCATTAGCCAACCGGAAATCAGCGATTCCAGACTTGTTATGCCTGATCAGAGctgcaaaaaaaaaactgtTAAATCTCTTGATCACACAAATGTACAATGCACATAACAAACAAGAGGATACAATGCTTACAAGAGATTGCCCCAAGTGCTTTCGTACGAACCGTAACATCCGGATCAGAAGTAAAGTTTGTAAGCAGTGGCTCCATACCATTCGCTTCCATTACCAACTGTTGGCTCCTGTGATTGTTTTGCACGACCGTGCTAACAACATCGGCCGCTTTCGCCCTAATATTAGGGTGCGAGTTCCGGAGGTAGTCAAGGAGAGGAGCAAGACCACCAATGGAGTGAAGATCTATCCAAGAACAAAAACATAGTAAATCAACTGTATCTTTGCATCAAAGAATTCATAAAACAGATGATTATAGCTAAAAACTAACCATTAGCATTGTCTATAGATTCCACATGCTCTTGTAGTTCATCCAACATATCTACACAAGCAAGCAACAAAATTGAAAAGAATTCAGAATTGAACCTAATACAATTTGAACACTGAAATTGTCAATTGTAGCTATAAACACCTTCAACATCTTGAGGAGTCACCCCCTGAGACTCCAAAACCTGCTCTGGGGTCTTCATAACAAGTGTAATCTCCTTCATTCGCTTTATAACATCGATTGTTTGCCCTTGCATCGCCTCCATAAACCATCTTCTATCCTCCTCGCTAaatccaaaattaaattaatcactATCGAAACAATACTTTCAATCAACTAATCaagtaataattttaaaaacagacaacaaattggaaaaaaaaagaggtTTAAAAAGAATTGGGGAAATATGAAAATAGCTCAAATTGCGAGAATCAAGAATCAGTGATAATATCAAGCACCTTAAATTCTGAATTATATGCATAACCATGAACCATTCAAGGTAACATAAAAGCATGCCACTTAGCTAAAACTAACGTCTAACGCCATGAGTATTGACATGTATCACGTTTTCCATTTATATCTATTTGCTCTATCAAAGAAGTAgcagtatattttttttataagaataaCAAAGGCTATAGTATTTCCCCCAAAATATTCATAATacgaataaataaaagaaatggaGATACCCCAAATCCTCTGGCGAATCGACTAGTTAATCTTCCTTGGCAATGAACGGCCTTTATGAAATTGGTCCGCATCCAGATTTCTCCTAATTCTCTTTCAGAAATTTGACAGTTGGATCTGCGACATGTACAAGTGAGTGTGAGTTTAGAAATTGGAACCCTAAATAACAAAATCATAAGAAATCTACTACTTTGGAAGCTCTTCCGGATAAAATCCTGGCATTCTGCTAACGTCATGCCGCCAGAAGGGGAATCATCCATCAATTCAAACAAATTGGATGCTTCAATTcgatctctctcttctttcgcTTCTCTCCCATCTGTCCTCCATGTCTCCATCAGTAAAGAAAACCATGGGCTCAAAGCCCGGTTGGCCCAATACGGCCCATTTTATTTTCAGAGAACATAGCCCAACCTGCCCCAAAATCTtgtcttttttaaattttacttgTGCATAAACATAatagttttaatatattaaaaaaaagatttgaAAAATTGCCGATCGTTATTCAGTCTTACAATTGTTTGAAAAAAGTTCCAATTGGTTGATTATATACTTAGTCAgtcccctaaaaatataaatttttaaaact
This region includes:
- the LOC121744349 gene encoding LOW QUALITY PROTEIN: hsp70 nucleotide exchange factor FES1-like (The sequence of the model RefSeq protein was modified relative to this genomic sequence to represent the inferred CDS: substituted 2 bases at 2 genomic stop codons) produces the protein MEAMQGQTIDVIKRMKEITLVMKTPEQVLESQGVTPQDVEDMLDELQEHVESIDNANDLHSIGGLAPLLDYLRNSHPNIRAKAADVVSTVVQNNHRSQQLVMEANGMEPLLTNFTSDPDVTVRTKALGAISSLIRHNKSGIADFRLANGYAALRDAVGSESVRFQRKALNLIHYLARIAQTLVSYPSLFPRIMMHLASSEDSDVREAALRSLLDLARDRSEKPDTXSEDDDKLKXILQDRVKGISEMFLEDLGAAKEERELVDSFWKACHNEPSPLFEQGLLFLPGEDASPPDVASQYFHPHLRAFAANRNPDPKPENGKKEAPLLLGPGPSA